One genomic window of Camelina sativa cultivar DH55 chromosome 5, Cs, whole genome shotgun sequence includes the following:
- the LOC104788782 gene encoding jacalin-related lectin 25-like, which translates to MYLSRSIKQLLVESSSVLANCDRFSSWTDMKDCKRKIDVGTYDPREFGGFFGSFDDSGKLTSIGMYVCPITRFNDAPLGSNYKVTNDDEDDDQPTLYQSYDHPLATVNHNGTREYQMPHDHELSDGYNVKAIVHKPKFEDKMSLYQSSDRLARSTNNRTLEYQMPHEFSDGYHVNPIIGRKPKLKDGIFSKLGRLFRNLLD; encoded by the exons ATGTATTTGAGTCGATCGATTAAGCAACTTCTTGTGGAA TCTAGTTCCGTACTAGCAAATTGTGATAGATTTTCATCATGGACAGATATGAAAGATTGTAAGAGGAAAATTGATGTGGGGACTTATGATCCTCGTGAGTTTGGTGGTTTCTTTGGGTCTTTTGATGACTCTGGCAAGCTGACTTCCATCGGCATGTATGTGTGTCCCATTACAAGGTTCAATGACGCACCCCTCGGAAGCAACTACAAAGTCAccaatgatgatgaagacgacgacCAACCCACTCTCTACCAATCATATGATCATCCTTTAGCCACAGTCAACCATAATGGGACGCGTGAATATCAAATGCCTCATGATCATGAGCTCTCTGATGGTTATAATGTCAAGGCCATCGTTCATAAGCCCAAGTTCGAAGACAAGATGAGTCTCTACCAATCATCTGATCGTCTAGCCAGAAGCACTAACAATCGGACACTTGAGTATCAAATGCCTCATGAGTTCTCCGATGGTTATCATGTCAATCCCATTATTGGTCGTAAGCCTAAGCTCAAAGATGGGATATTCTCAAAGTTGGGGCGCCTTTTCAGAAATCTCTTGGATTAA
- the LOC104784966 gene encoding probable jacalin-related lectin 26, whose product MMRVGSVGKKSTDEYTYWDGGEAPGEEVMGDDDWDHKGRTMISNIYVSFDEVITYIQFGFLENGALVLSERCGGWEEGSNFRVLKLKQDEFVTGLIGVLAKDNRGIRNLTFRTNYGD is encoded by the exons ATGATGAGAGTAGGATCAGTGGGAAAAAAGTCGACAGATGAGTATACTTATTGGGACGGCGGGGAGGCTCCTGGAGAAGAGGTGATGGGTGACGATGATTGGGATCACAAGGGACGCACCATGATCTCTAACATATACGTTTCTTTCGATGAAGTCATAACGTATATTCAGTTTGGTTTTCTGGAGAATGGAGCTCTTGTCCTGTCTGAACGTTGTGGTGGCTGGGAGGAGGGATCCAACTTTCGTGTT TTGAAACTGAAACAAGACGAATTTGTAACTGGATTGATTGGAGTATTAGCAAAGGATAATAGAGGAATCAGGAATTTGACATTTCGTACTAACTACGGTGATTAG
- the LOC104788783 gene encoding jacalin-related lectin 25-like encodes MKSRNKKMFKVGPMGSKLYYNTYWNWNEKGGNMISSIYLALGKDAIYSIQFRYFQNGGHVMSKKYGSSEKGESHEIVRLNSDEYVTGLSAIDCIGITSLIIHTNQGKHGPYCDRFSSSMYMKEEYETKIDVGIYDPREFGGFFGSFDDSGKLTSIGMYVCPITRFNDAPLGSNYKVTEVTDDDDDDQPTLYQSYDDPLATVNHNGTREYQMPHDHVKAIAHKPKYEDKMSLYQSSDRLARSTNNRTLEYQMPHEFSDGYHVKPFGRTPKLKDGIFSKLGRLFICA; translated from the exons ATGAAATCCCGTAACAAGAAGATGTTCAAAGTCGGACCAATGGGGTCGAAACtttattataatacatattGGAATTGGAACGAGAAGGGAGGCAACATGATCTCTAGTATATATCTTGCCTTGGGCAAAGACGCCATATATAGTATTCAGTTTAGGTATTTTCAGAACGGAGGTCATGTCATGTCTAAAAAGTACGGTTCGTCCGAGAAAGGTGAATCCCACGAAATA GTGAGACTAAATTCCGATGAGTATGTGACCGGGTTGAGTGCAATTGATTGCATTGGGATAACGTCTTTGATTATTCACACTAATCAGGGGAAACACGGGCCGTATTGTGATAGATTTTCATCATCGATGTATATGAAAGAGGAATATGAGACGAAAATTGATGTGGGGATTTATGATCCTCGTGAGTTTGGTGGTTTCTTTGGGTCTTTTGATGACTCTGGCAAGCTGACTTCCATCGGCATGTATGTGTGTCCCATTACAAGGTTCAATGACGCACCCCTCGGAAGCAACTACAAAGTCACCGAAGTCaccgatgatgatgacgacgaccaACCCACTCTCTACCAATCATATGATGATCCTTTAGCCACAGTCAACCATAATGGGACGCGTGAATATCAGATGCCTCATGATCATGTCAAGGCCATCGCTCATAAGCCCAAGTACGAAGACAAGATGAGTCTCTACCAATCATCTGATCGTCTAGCCAGAAGCACTAACAATCGGACACTTGAGTATCAAATGCCTCATGAGTTCTCCGATGGTTATCATGTCAAGCCCTTTGGTCGTACGCCTAAACTCAAAGATGGAATATTCTCCAAGTTGGGGCGCCTTTTCATTTGTGCATGA
- the LOC104784967 gene encoding jacalin-related lectin 24-like, with protein MKLRNREMFKIGPIGSKRYSHKSWDEKGHNMITSIHVAFDDTSIRCIQFGYLHKGIHVVSKKYGSSGGRYYEIVRLKDDEYVTGLSAIDCNGIKSLNFHTNQGKHGPFGDSNNYYSSSIDMKKYKRETDVKIRDRRDFGGFFGSFHEFDGLKSIGIYVNPTYDNKLTFNQACDPRYTSALHYQIPTIVDGIPVKHIRYKTKLKDRLLSKLRSISKELFCAL; from the exons ATGAAATTGCGTAATAGGGAGATGTTCAAAATCGGACCAATTGGGTCAAAACGTTATTCTCATAAGAGTTGGGACGAGAAGGGACACAACATGATAACTAGTATACATGTTGCTTTCGACGACACGTCCATACGATGTATTCAGTTTGGCTATCTTCACAAGGGAATTCATGTCGTGTCTAAAAAATACGGTTCGTCCGGAGGTCGATACTACGAAATA GTGAGATTGAAGGACGATGAGTATGTGACCGGGTTGAGTGCAATTGATTGTAATGGGATAAAGTCTTTGAATTTTCACACTAATCAGGGGAAGCACGGGCCTTTTGGTGAcagtaataattattattcatcATCCATagatatgaaaaaatataagCGGGAAACTGATGTGAAGATACGTGATCGTCGTGATTTTGGTGGCTTCTTTGGGTCTTTTCATGAATTTGACGGTCTGAAATCCATTGGAATTTATGTTAATCCCACATACGATAACAAGCTAACTTTCAATCAAGCATGTGATCCTCGATATACATCCGCCCTCCATTACCAAATCCCGACGATCGTGGATGGTATTCCTGTTAAGCACATCCGTTATAAGACCAAACTCAAAGACCGGTTACTTTCCAAGTTACGTTCGATTTCGAAAGAGCTATTTTGTGCCTTGTAA
- the LOC104788787 gene encoding jacalin-related lectin 24-like has translation MKSRSRKMFKVEPIGSKHFFHKNWNEKGGNMISNIVVGFNEHRVLSIQFSYFQERGHDVSDKYGSSEEGSSNEIIRLNHDEYVTGLSGIYWKGLVTSLTFHTNQRKCGPYCKIDDYPKSCERVIDVGIRDHCEFGGFFGSFNQFGGLASIGMYVYPRYDDKPTLNDVVEPLETSKVQHGVKTNYKVTNDEDDQLTLYQSSDPLGATINRNGKLGYQLPNEVTDGYHVKAMVHQPKFEDKISHYQSSDDRLAKSTNYQTLEYLMPRHVNPIISRKPKLKDGIFSKLGRLF, from the exons ATGAAATCCCGTAGTAGGAAGATGTTCAAAGTCGAACCGATTGggtcaaaacatttttttcataagAATTGGAACGAGAAGGGAGGCAACATGATCTCTAATATAGTTGTTGGTTTCAACGAACATAGAGTACTATCTATTCAGTTTAGCTATTTTCAGGAGAGAGGTCATGACGTGTCTGACAAGTACGGTTCGTCCGAAGAAGGTTCATCCAACGAAATA ATAAGACTGAATCACGATGAGTATGTGACTGGGTTGAGTGGGATATATTGGAAAGGACTTGTCACGTCTTTGACATTTCACACTAACCAGAGGAAATGTGGACCGTACTGCAAGATAGACGATTATCCTAAAAGCTGTGAGAGGGTAATTGATGTGGGGATTCGTGATCATTGTGAGTTTGGTGGTTTCTTTGGGTCTTTTAACCAATTTGGCGGTCTGGCATCGATTGGAATGTATGTTTATCCCAGGTACGATGACAAGCCCACTCTCAATGACGTAGTTGAGCCCCTTGAGACCAGCAAGGTGCAACATGGGGTTAAAACCAACTACAAAGTCACCAATGACGAAGACGACCAGCTCACTCTCTACCAATCATCTGATCCTTTAGGCGCCACAATCAACCGTAATGGGAAGCTTGGATATCAATTACCTAATGAGGTCACCGATGGGTATCATGTCAAGGCCATGGTTCATCAACCCAAATTCGAAGACAAGATCAGTCACTACCAATCATCTGATGACCGGCTAGCCAAAAGCACTAACTATCAGACACTTGAGTATCTAATGCCTCGGCATGTCAATCCCATTATTAGTCGTAAGCCTAAACTCAAAGATGGGATATTCTCAAAGTTGGGGCGCCTTTTTTAG
- the LOC104788788 gene encoding jacalin-related lectin 24-like produces the protein MVVLKLGPLGEYDKIDHWEETGHDKISHIFVTFDDSSVTSIQFGYVENGDLVMSKKYGSDEENQSTRILRLNHESEFVIGISGEMRNCNISSLTFHTNEGKHEVLCAGSESDRTRPERFEFLAEIHDRREFGGFFGSCDYCSLCSIGLYLKPILSSDTLLSKKYDPVLFWLL, from the exons ATGGTGGTGTTGAAACTCGGACCATTAGGAGAATATGACAAGATAGATCACTGGGAAGAAACTGGCCATGACAAAATAAGTCACATATTCGTCACCTTTGATGATTCTTCTGTAACATCCATTCAGTTTGGATATGTGGAAAACGGAGATCTTGTCATGTCCAAAAAGTACGGCTCAGACGAAGAAAACCAAAGTACTCGAATT TTGAGGCTGAACCATGAGTCTGAGTTTGTCATTGGCATTAGCGGAGAGATGCGTAACTGTAATATTTCCTCTCTGACGTTTCATACAAACGAAGGAAAGCACGAGGTCCTTTGTGCAGGATCGGAATCTGACCGGACAAGACCTGAGAGATTTGAGTTTCTTGCGGAAATACATGACCGCCGTGAGTTTGGAGGTTTCTTCGGATCTTGCGATTATTGTTCTCTTTGTTCGATAGGTCTCTATCTAAAGCCTATCCTCTCGAGCGACACACTATTAAGCAAGAAGTATGATCCAGTGCTCTTTTGGTTACTTTAA
- the LOC104784969 gene encoding protein FAM136A-like yields the protein MDQTAEEKMVRERIRKRVNEVSSVSQSLLSPVQDHINFTLQKAYFKCAYECFDRSRTHAEISRCAESCSVPITNAQNYFDNEMSVFQERLNRSLVVCQDKFEAAKHQKSRTEAVDGLEQCVNQTVDVEAVKTLPNLVERMKKALSITDLSPP from the exons ATGGATCAGACGGCGGAGGAGAAGAtggtgagagagagaatcaGAAAGAGAGTTAACGAAGTCAGTTCTGTATCTCAGTCTCTTCTTTCTCCAGTACAAGACCACATCAATTTCACCCTTCAA AAGGCATACTTCAAATGTGCATATGAGTGCTTTGATAGGTCAAGAACACACGCTGAGATTAGTCGATGTGCAGAGAGTTGCAGTGTTCCAATCACCAATGCACAGAACTACTTCGATAACGAGATGTCTGTGTTCCAA GAGAGGTTGAATAGATCTCTTGTGGTTTGTCAAGACAAGTTTGAGGCTGCTAAGCATCAGAAGAGTAGAACTGAAGCTGTTGATGGTTTGGAGCAGTGTGTGAACCAAACTGTTGATGTAGAAGCTGTGAAGACTCTGCCTAATCTCGTGGAAAGAATGAAGAAAGCTTTGTCAATCACAGACCTATCTCCTCCGTAA
- the LOC104784970 gene encoding stearoyl-[acyl-carrier-protein] 9-desaturase 7, chloroplastic isoform X2, with translation MALKLNPLVASQPYKFPSSTRPPIASFRSPKFLCLASSSPALSSGAKEVESLKKPFTPPKEVHVQVLHSMPPQKIEIFKSMENWAEENLLIHLKDVEKSWQPQDFLPDPASDGFEDQVRELRERARELPDDYFVVLVGDMITEEALPTYQTMLNTLDGVRDETGASPTSWAIWTRAWTAEENRHGDLLNKYLYLSGRVDMRQIEKTIQYLIGSGMDPRTENNPYLGFIYTSFQERATFISHGNTARQAKEHGDFKLAQICGTIAADEKRHETAYTKIVEKLLEIDPDGTVMAFADMMRKKISMPAHLMYDGRNDNLFDNFSSVAQRLGVYTAKDYADILEFLVGRWKIGELTGLSGEGNKAQDYLCGLSPRIKRLDERAQARAKKGPKKRTLSPLSVTHFISLLLKLV, from the exons ATGGCTCTAAAGCTTAACCCTTTGGTGGCATCTCAGCCTTACAAATTCCCTTCCTCGACTCGTCCGCCTATCGCTTCTTTCAGATCTCCTAAGTTCCTCTGCCTCGCTTCGTCTTCTCCGGCTCTCAGCTCCGGCGCCAA GGAGGTTGAGAGTTTGAAGAAGCCATTTACGCCACCTAAGGAAGTGCATGTTCAAGTCTTGCACTCCATGCCACCTCAAAAGATCGAGATCTTCAAATCTATGGAAAACTGGGCCGAGGAGAACCTTCTGATTCATCTCAAGGATGTGGAGAAGTCTTGGCAACCCCAGGATTTCTTGCCTGATCCTGCATCGGATGGGTTTGAAGATCAGGTAAGAGAGTTAAGAGAGAGGGCTAGAGAGCTCCCTGATGATTACTTTGTTGTTTTGGTCGGGGACATGATCACAGAAGAAGCACTTCCCACCTACCAAACTATGTTGAACACTTTGGACGGAGTTAGGGATGAAACAGGTGCTAGTCCTACTTCATGGGCTATCTGGACAAGAGCTTGGACAGCAGAGGAAAACCGACATGGTGATCTTCTGAACAAATACCTTTACTTGTCTGGTCGTGTTGACATGAGGCAGATCGAAAAGACCATTCAGTACTTGATTGGATCCGGAATG gATCCGCGGACAGAGAATAATCCCTACCTTGGCTTCATCTATACTTCATTCCAAGAAAGAGCGACCTTCATCTCTCACGGAAACACAGCCCGCCAAGCCAAAGAGCATGGGGACTTCAAACTAGCACAAATATGTGGCACAATAGCTGCAGACGAGAAGCGTCATGAAACTGCATACACCAAGATAGTTGAGAAGCTCCTTGAGATTGATCCTGATGGTACAGTCATGGCTTTTGCAGACATGATGAGAAAGAAAATCTCAATGCCTGCTCACTTGATGTACGATGGGCGCAACGACAACCTCTTTGACAACTTCTCATCCGTGGCTCAGAGGCTCGGTGTTTACACTGCCAAAGACTACGCAGACattcttgagtttttggttGGTAGGTGGAAAATTGGGGAGTTAACCGGGCTCTCAGGTGAAGGAAACAAAGCACAAGACTATCTATGCGGGTTGTCTCCAAGAATCAAGAGATTGGATGAGAGAGCTCAAGCAAGAGCCAAGAAAGGACCCAAG AAAAGAACCCTCTCTCCGCTCTCGGTTACTCATTTCATCAGTCTGCTTTTGAAATTGGTGTAG
- the LOC104784970 gene encoding stearoyl-[acyl-carrier-protein] 9-desaturase 7, chloroplastic isoform X1: protein MALKLNPLVASQPYKFPSSTRPPIASFRSPKFLCLASSSPALSSGAKEVESLKKPFTPPKEVHVQVLHSMPPQKIEIFKSMENWAEENLLIHLKDVEKSWQPQDFLPDPASDGFEDQVRELRERARELPDDYFVVLVGDMITEEALPTYQTMLNTLDGVRDETGASPTSWAIWTRAWTAEENRHGDLLNKYLYLSGRVDMRQIEKTIQYLIGSGMDPRTENNPYLGFIYTSFQERATFISHGNTARQAKEHGDFKLAQICGTIAADEKRHETAYTKIVEKLLEIDPDGTVMAFADMMRKKISMPAHLMYDGRNDNLFDNFSSVAQRLGVYTAKDYADILEFLVGRWKIGELTGLSGEGNKAQDYLCGLSPRIKRLDERAQARAKKGPKIPFSWIHDREVQL from the exons ATGGCTCTAAAGCTTAACCCTTTGGTGGCATCTCAGCCTTACAAATTCCCTTCCTCGACTCGTCCGCCTATCGCTTCTTTCAGATCTCCTAAGTTCCTCTGCCTCGCTTCGTCTTCTCCGGCTCTCAGCTCCGGCGCCAA GGAGGTTGAGAGTTTGAAGAAGCCATTTACGCCACCTAAGGAAGTGCATGTTCAAGTCTTGCACTCCATGCCACCTCAAAAGATCGAGATCTTCAAATCTATGGAAAACTGGGCCGAGGAGAACCTTCTGATTCATCTCAAGGATGTGGAGAAGTCTTGGCAACCCCAGGATTTCTTGCCTGATCCTGCATCGGATGGGTTTGAAGATCAGGTAAGAGAGTTAAGAGAGAGGGCTAGAGAGCTCCCTGATGATTACTTTGTTGTTTTGGTCGGGGACATGATCACAGAAGAAGCACTTCCCACCTACCAAACTATGTTGAACACTTTGGACGGAGTTAGGGATGAAACAGGTGCTAGTCCTACTTCATGGGCTATCTGGACAAGAGCTTGGACAGCAGAGGAAAACCGACATGGTGATCTTCTGAACAAATACCTTTACTTGTCTGGTCGTGTTGACATGAGGCAGATCGAAAAGACCATTCAGTACTTGATTGGATCCGGAATG gATCCGCGGACAGAGAATAATCCCTACCTTGGCTTCATCTATACTTCATTCCAAGAAAGAGCGACCTTCATCTCTCACGGAAACACAGCCCGCCAAGCCAAAGAGCATGGGGACTTCAAACTAGCACAAATATGTGGCACAATAGCTGCAGACGAGAAGCGTCATGAAACTGCATACACCAAGATAGTTGAGAAGCTCCTTGAGATTGATCCTGATGGTACAGTCATGGCTTTTGCAGACATGATGAGAAAGAAAATCTCAATGCCTGCTCACTTGATGTACGATGGGCGCAACGACAACCTCTTTGACAACTTCTCATCCGTGGCTCAGAGGCTCGGTGTTTACACTGCCAAAGACTACGCAGACattcttgagtttttggttGGTAGGTGGAAAATTGGGGAGTTAACCGGGCTCTCAGGTGAAGGAAACAAAGCACAAGACTATCTATGCGGGTTGTCTCCAAGAATCAAGAGATTGGATGAGAGAGCTCAAGCAAGAGCCAAGAAAGGACCCAAGATTCCTTTCAGCTGGATACATGACAGAGAAGTGCAGCTCTAA
- the LOC104788789 gene encoding probable L-type lectin-domain containing receptor kinase V.3 codes for MSHRINLRVIFLILALFCCTENSHGKLVWEGSAGIFKGSRTLTRTTKHAYGQGFDDKPFLFKNSLTGAMTDFSFTFFFAIAPEHKHKGSHGMAFVISPTRGIPDASADQYLGIFNEANNGNSSNHIVAVELDINKDDEFDDINDNHVGININGMKSIVSAPAGYYDQEGQFRNLSLISGNLLRVTILYSRKEKQLNVTLSSPEESYYPKQPLLSLNQDLSPHLLEKMYVGFSASTGSVRALHYIYIWYRFTTLIVPELDFGIPTFPPYPKPKSLVNRILWATGLALALFVAMVASAFSFFLYRRNQKVQEVLEEWEIQNGPHRFAYKELFKATNGFKQLLGKGGFGQVFKGTLPGSAATIAVKRVSHGSSQGMREFLAEIATIGRLRHPNLVRLLGYCRYKEELYLVYDFMPNGSLDKYLYGGSDQEQISWTQRFKIIKDVASALSYLHHEWVQVVIHRDIKPANVLIDDKMNASLGDFGLAKLYDQGYDPQTSRVAGTFGYMAPELMRTGRPTTGTDVYAFGVFMLEVSCGRKLFEPRAEPEEVVLADWAINRWENGDIVEAVNESIRPDHDKGQLELVLKLGVLCSHQAKEVRPDMAMVVKILDEVSELPDNLLDIVRTEKLGKWYETYKNVLDTEITESAGNLTITEPMTSVGR; via the coding sequence ATGTCTCACAGAATCAACTTACGAGTAATTTTCTTGATCCTTGCTTTGTTCTGTTGTACTGAAAACTCCCATGGCAAGCTGGTTTGGGAGGGATCTGCCGGAATTTTCAAAGGTTCCAGGACGTTGACGCGCACCACGAAGCATGCATATGGTCAAGGATTCGATGACAAGCCATTCCTTTTCAAGAATTCCCTCACCGGTGCAATGACTGATTTCTCTTTCACCTTCTTTTTTGCTATTGCCCCTGAGCATAAGCACAAAGGCTCTCACGGTATGGCCTTCGTGATCTCTCCTACAAGAGGCATTCCTGATGCATCGGCAGATCAGTACCTTGGAATCTTCAATGAAGCAAATAACGGGAACAGCTCAAATCATATCGTCGCTGTGGAGCTGGACATAAACAAAGATGATGAATTCGACGACATTAATGATAACCATGTTGGTATCAACATAAATGGGATGAAGTCTATTGTATCTGCTCCAGCTGGTTATTATGATCAAGAAGGTCAATTTAGAAATCTTTCTTTGATTAGTGGAAATCTACTCCGAGTCACGATTTTGTATAGCCGGAAGGAGAAACAGCTTAATGTCACCTTATCATCGCCAGAGGAGTCTTATTACCCAAAGCAGCCACTTCTTTCGCTAAACCAGGATCTCTCACCGCATCTTTTGGAGAAAATGTATGTCGGCTTCTCAGCCTCGACGGGTTCGGTTAGGGCACTGCACTACATTTATATTTGGTATAGATTTACCACTCTGATTGTTCCAGAACTGGATTTTGGGATACCGACGTTTCCTCCATATCCCAAGCCAAAATCACTAGTAAATCGGATTCTTTGGGCGACTGGCTTGGCATTGGCTCTCTTTGTTGCAATGGTTGCATCagcttttagtttcttcttataTAGGAGAAACCAAAAGGTTCAAGAGGTTTTAGAGGAGTGGGAGATTCAAAATGGACCACATAGGTTTGCTTACAAAGAACTGTTTAAAGCCACAAACGGTTTCAAACAACTTCTAGGCAAAGGAGGGTTTGGTCAGGTCTTTAAAGGCACACTACCAGGTTCAGCTGCAACAATTGCTGTTAAGCGGGTTTCTCATGGTTCGAGTCAAGGAATGAGAGAATTCTTGGCCGAGATAGCAACTATTGGTCGTCTTAGACACCCTAATCTAGTTAGGCTTCTTGGTTATTGCAGATACAAAGAAGAGCTCTATTTGGTTTATGACTTTATGCCCAATGGAAGCCTTGACAAGTACCTCTACGGCGGATCAGATCAAGAACAGATTTCTTGGACTCAACGTTTCAAGATTATCAAAGACGTTGCATCCGCACTTTCCTATCTCCATCACGAGTGGGTACAAGTCGTGATTCATCGAGACATCAAGCCAGCAAATGTCCTAATCGATGACAAGATGAATGCAAgtcttggagattttggattGGCTAAGCTATATGATCAAGGGTATGATCCTCAAACCTCTAGAGTAGCTGGAACATTCGGGTATATGGCACCAGAGCTCATGAGAACCGGAAGACCAACCACGGGAACAGATGTGTATGCCTTTGGTGTGTTTATGCTTGAAGTTTCTTGTGGTAGAAAGCTGTTTGAGCCACGAGCAGAGCCTGAAGAGGTCGTTCTTGCGGATTGGGCGATTAATCGTTGGGAAAACGGCGATATTGTAGAGGCGGTGAATGAAAGTATCCGACCTGATCATGATAAGGGACAACTCGAGCTTGTTCTGAAGCTAGGAGTGTTATGTTCGCACCAAGCTAAAGAGGTTAGGCCGGATATGGCTATGGTGGTTAAGATATTGGACGAAGTTTCTGAGCTTCCGGATAATCTCCTGGACATTGTCAGAACCGAGAAGTTGGGAAAATGGTACGAGACGTACAAAAACGTGCTTGATACGGAGATTACAGAATCTGCAGGTAACTTGACGATTACGGAACCGATGACTTCCGTCGGACGGTAA